ACACTTTCTGCTATCTCACATGCACAACCTCCATGGTTTGCAGACTCTCCAACATAGTTGTGCTCAAAGTCCTCTTGCTCAAGATCTTCTGTCTCCCTTAGCTCTACATGGTCCTCATGGCCATTTTACATTAGTCCAAGGTATCATCAAATACAAGCATGCTATCTGGCTAGGCCATTCAGATCCACTTCAAACCAAAGTGACTACTTAGTTTCACGCCAGCTCTAATGGTGGTCACTTTGGTTTTCTAGGTACTTCTCACCGCATCAAGAAGTTGTTTTACTAAGCTCACATGAAGACTTCTATCAAAGAGCTTGTCACTGCCTGTGTCACATGCCAACATGCCAAGTCTAAATGCCTTCCATATTGAGGGCTCCTTCAACCACTCCCATTGCTAGATCAAGCCTAGAAAGTTGTCACCATAGATTTTATAGAAGGTTTCCCACTTCCCCCTCCAATTACATACTTGTGGTAGTAGACAAGTTTCCTAAGTACACTCATTTCACTAGGCTCAAACACCCCCTATTCTACCCTCCAAGTAGCATAATTGTTTATGGAACATGTTAATAAGTTACATGGTGGCGACTATGAAAAtgtcacaatttcacatactcTAAATGCCATCAACAACCTCAGAATAAAAGGAAGATAAGCATATCATGAATATAATTTATTCAATAACAAGTTCCACATGTATATGGAGTATTTTTTGCAAGACATAAGCCAAAGCTAGAAATTGAGCCAAATGAGCCCACACTAGGGGATCACCCACCACCCTAGTGGGTCCCACTACCCTCTTCAATCCTTCCATGAGCCAAGAAGCATAATTCAAGCAATACTCACCCCTTGCATCAAATTAAAGTTGTATTTCTTCTCAATTGCTAAAGATCAACTCACACGGATTGAAGAGCCTACAACTTAAGAAATCGACGTGCCAAGGAGAACATGAGCTTTGCTGTGGTACACCCAAATAACTATGAGTCGTCGATCTAGAGGACTTTCATCAAATATTACCTCCTAGGAGGTAATAGAAggaagaaatatatatattagcaaATAGGTAAAATATCTTCAATTAGATCTAGTTTACATATTGCGTTAGATCATGGACGATGTAAATTGTAATCAACATGATGGACATAATTATTACTATTTTTGTGACGTGACATGACATGGTAATAAAGTAATAAGGTGTGTTTTAGCCTTTTTTGTTACATTTTTTTCACACACCTTCGTGCGTGTAAGTCACTTGCTAAAAAATCAGGGTTTCAATTTTGGTTTTAGAAATATTCGGCAACCACTAAAATTACTGAATTTTACGAATTTCTATAAAAAATTcagtgaattttgcaaaatatttttagatctaaacaaaaaATTAGCACGATTTATGAATCTACTATACATATATTAGTTTAATACAAAATATCCATGATTATCCTTTTTTATAATAAGGAGCGCTTCCTTCCACACATAACACATAGAAAACAAATAACATGTGCTTAATCGAAGTGataaatgcatgcatgcatgcataacaTTCCATTCTTAATTCTATGCGACTTCTTGGAAGGATTTGTTTCTTTAATTGTTGCCTTGATTTTTACTTTTTAGACATTTTAGTTacttataaaatattttggctTTAAAAATCAAGGGCTATGATTTAACTGAATTCTTACCTCCTATGAGGTAATGGGTGTACCATAGCAAAACCAACACATACCCACTCAAGATGATGGCAAGAGGCCCCACACCAGAGAGGGACCCACCAGTCATTAGAGGGGGGCGGGTTGGCCGACCCCTATCGCTCGATGGGTGGGAATGCCTCCACCGCCTTCCAGTGTGCTCTCATGCAAGAAAGTTCTTGGTTTCTTGGAGGGATCGATCACCGCTTTGTTTTAGTTCTTGGTTGGATCGTACTTTGGGTGGATGGAGCAGAGGCCGGCGGTGGTGTGCTGTCGATGATCGATCGTCGGTATGTTTTAGGTGTAGAGATACGTAcaaatggaaaaaaaaaacatattttgACAAACTGATCGGACGCGGGGCAAAGCAAGCGGCCACATCCCAATCGAACTCGGAGAAAGGAAAGGAAATTAAAAACAAGATAAATAAAAGGTGTATATAATGATAATACTAAGTGTATAAAAAGGAATTGGCAAATCCTAAGTCCAACAGGGGCCGAGTCACGGACAAGAAGAAAAGACCCCTTTCTCGCCGAGTCGCCGTTACCTTTCGTCTTCaaagccgtcgccgtcgccgtcgcggcACCATAGTCTCCGGCCACCCGCGCCGCAGTCCATCAGAATATCTAAGGTTCCGTCCCCTCTAGCTCCCCTACAGCATCCGATGTTTAAACGAACGTTTCTTTAACTGCCTCGTCGGTTTTCTCCCCCTCCGCTCCAGACTTCCAGAGTCCATAGTGCTTCTATCCCCCGGCACGCCGCCGGCCGGCGATAACCTGACCACCACATGCCGACCTCGAGGACGGTGTCGACGATTGCGGCGCAGACGGAGCAAGGCACGCATGTGGTTCGCATCCTGGGGTACAGCCAACTAAGGCGCATGAAGGAGGTGATCAATTCCGACAAGTTCTCCGTCGGCGGGCACGAGTGGTTCGTGAAGTTGGTTCTCGATAGCTGCAGCACAGCAACTGCGTTCTCCCACCCAGACTGTATCATCGCTGTACTCTTGCTCAAGAGCCATGCCCAGACCAAGGAAGTGCAGGCGTCGTTCGACCTCAACCTGCTCGATCTGGCCAGTGGGTCGTCCTTGTCGGTGCACAAGGTTGCACCCAGCTTTTTCCACCCCGGCTATGGCGACACCACGGTTGCTTGCTGTCAGATAAAGAATGACCTGTTTGAAACATCCAGCTACCTTCAGGACGATTGCCTCACAATCGAATTCAGCATCACTGTTTTCAAAGGACCACTGTCATCTGAGACCAAATCGTTGCCGAGGATCCATGTGCCGCCATCCGACATCGCAGCGGATTTCGGCAACCTGATGGAAACAATGGAGGGGGCCGATGTCACCTTCAGCGTTGGAGGGCAGGAATTCACGGCGCACAGGATCGTGCTCGCCACGCGGTCGCCTGTTTTCAGAGCACAGCTCTATGGCCCCATCAGGGAGGCAGGAACAGGAACAGCTCCCATTGTCATTGAAGACGTGCAGGCAGATGCTTTCAGAGCCCTTCTCCGTTTCGTCTACACGGATTCTTTGCCTCCGTCGGATGATCTCCAGTCGGATGATTACGCTGAGATGATCCGCCACTTGCTTGTGGCGGCGGATCGGTACGCGATGGAGAGG
This window of the Sorghum bicolor cultivar BTx623 chromosome 7, Sorghum_bicolor_NCBIv3, whole genome shotgun sequence genome carries:
- the LOC8072180 gene encoding BTB/POZ and MATH domain-containing protein 2, which translates into the protein MPTSRTVSTIAAQTEQGTHVVRILGYSQLRRMKEVINSDKFSVGGHEWFVKLVLDSCSTATAFSHPDCIIAVLLLKSHAQTKEVQASFDLNLLDLASGSSLSVHKVAPSFFHPGYGDTTVACCQIKNDLFETSSYLQDDCLTIEFSITVFKGPLSSETKSLPRIHVPPSDIAADFGNLMETMEGADVTFSVGGQEFTAHRIVLATRSPVFRAQLYGPIREAGTGTAPIVIEDVQADAFRALLRFVYTDSLPPSDDLQSDDYAEMIRHLLVAADRYAMERLKLMCQSILCKNLTVQDVPTTLALADQHNCDLLRDACVEFIGCLSATDAVAATQGYKDLKRTCPSIVTDFEEASKLRKT